TCCCAAGTGttgattttaagataaaaatgtgttaaattcAAGGAGAGATTTTGGAGAGAGATATAGTGAATTCTATATATATTGATTTCTACAGTCTATGTGATTTAATTATGCACATATACAAGTTTCACAAAGTTTCTATTGAGATCATATTATTAAGGCAGAatgaagcagagaaggaagaatggGTTCACATTATTTTActtcacagttttctttttctgattgttGAAAGGTGAGTAAGTCTCAAAACTGATGTTGCCAGATACAACCACATAataatgtgcatgcacatgcactttGAACTCGGAGATGCAGAGATAGATTTGACTTTGACTTTGGTTAATTAGGTATTCTCATTTAATATTGTGAAGTTATTATCTTTGTGGTCTGTAAAATAGGCACATTGTAGTCATCTCAAAGGATTTAACActataataaaatgaaagggTAGAGCATGGTACATTTTTCATATATGTTAGTGTcccattttttttatatcttcaaAATGTCCTCTTTTATAGCTTCATGGCTCATTCTCTTTAAACACCAGGTAAAATTCAAGCTGACTGCAATGGAGAACAGCACAGAAGTGATGGAATTCATCCTGTTGGGGTTGACAGATGACCCCAAACTTCAGGTTCCTCTACTCCTGATATTTTTGTTCATCTACCTTGTTACTCTGATTGGTAATGGAGGGATGATGGTCATTATCTTCTCAGACTCCCATctccacactcccatgtacttcttcctcagtaATCTGTCCTTTGTGGACCTGGGATACTCATCCGCTGTAGCTCCCAAGATGGTGGCTGCATTGCAGTCAGGGAACAAGGTCATCTCCTACAATGGGTGTGCAGctcagtttttcttctttgtgggttttgccACTGTTGAGTGCtatctcctggcctccatggcttATGACCACCATGCAGCAGTGTGTAAGCCTCTTCATtacaccaccaccatgacaacGGGTGTATGCACCATCCTGACCATTGGCTCTTATGTCTGTGGCTTCCTCAATGCCTCAATCCATACAGCAGATACCTTCAGACTCTCCTTCTGTAGttctaataaaataaaccattttttctGTGACATTCCCCCACTCCTGGACCTTGCATGCTCCAGTACACACATCAGTAGGCTTGTTGTCTTCTTTGTTGTGGGATTCAATGTCTTTTTTACCCTCTTGGTAATTCTCATCTCTTATGTCTTCATATACATTGCTATTCAAAGCATTCAGTCTTCCGAGGGACGAAAGAAAGCTTTCTCTACCTGTGCTTCCCACCTCACCGCCGTGTCCATCTTCTATGGCACAATCATCTTCATGTACTTGCATCCCAGTTCTAGTCAGTCCATGGACACAGACAAAATAGCATCTGTGTTCTACACTGTAGTGATTCCCATGCTGAACCCcttgatctacagcctgagaAACAAAGAAGTGAAAATTGCCTTCTGGAAAATACTCAACAATCTTTACCCTCCATCTTTTAGTGTGAGGTGGAAGTAGGCGGGTAAGTAAGGGATCTTACATCTCCTGAGCCATTAAGACTTTTGAAGTCTGAATATTTCAGTTCTACCTTCCCCAAGAATAGTGATTATTTCAATAGTATAAGAAGCAGCACttggaaatgttttcttctagaggATGATCTTCTGTAGAACAAACATAACCTGGGACATTTATGCTTTCTTGAGGGGTTCTCTTGACATTGTTTAAAGTAGATCAAAGCATACTGGTGAATGTGGTAAATTTCCGCTGCTCTTTTGTCTCCTTATTCAACATTGTTTGATTAGTACTTAACTTTCTAATACCAACAAAgtattcttcattgtttttaattatgtatcagAGAATGGTAGGGCTTGGACTAAGAATCAGATGATTTAGGATCAAATCTTAACACTTGCCCTTTGTCTCCATTCACTTTCCTACTTCTGATTCATAGTTTTATGCTTCTGTATTCTCCATCTGCTTTTACCAAAGTGCTGAGATAACTTTGGTAGCAAGTAATAAGCTACTAGGAATAATTCAACAGTTTCAATAGATGACCGCCTTCAACTTTAACTTCAGTTCACATGCCTTTCTTTGGAGAGGCTGCCCTGTATTCTGTGCTTTTGGTTTCTGCCTAATGTATTTACCAACATGTGTAGAAGATTTGGAGAAAACTGGCAATTATTCCAAGGATcatgaaaaaagatttttatcttcTGAATTGAACTATTGCATTTTTTTCAGAACTATCAAGTTTGGCAAATCTAGTATAACTATGTATAATAGCCTTCTAGACTtttgctcttatttttattttttcaataaccCCCCTCACCTCTGGCTAACTGTTGCAGTCTggtattttttaattagattttataagaataaaaaagtctgcctgaatttatttcttaaaataagagTGACTCAAAGATGCACAGTGCAAGCCTACCTACCCTCACTCATATCTTGTTCCATGAGCCAAATGGTGTGTGAAAATATGTCTGCATGAGAATGGAGTAGTGATTAATATTGCTTCTTACATATTAACTGCTTGATGGTGTTTATAGATATAATTAATGAAAGTCACTATATAGTCCAGAATTCCAAAATATAAACAGATTTTGCCTGAACAAGAGTCAGAGGCCCAGAATATTGGCTGGTAAATAATGTCccctagacatgacagggaaatGTACCCATTAACTCTTAACAATATGGTTCTATGAATAAGACCAACATAATGACACTACCAGTTGACATGATATATACATGTCACAATATTAGTTAAGGAAGACATTGTGAGTTTGGGACAAAGGGATGTGGGAGGAGTTGAGTGGGGGAGAGAATGTGGTGGCAGTGATGTAGATAAAGTACTCATGTATAAAGTTCTCAAGAAGTAAAACTATAAAacgagaaataaaagagaaaaaagcagaGAGTGTAAGCAAAAATAGTAGTTCAGAGTAGACCTAATGTAATCATATTTTAAGTATATTGCAAGTTAATAATGTACAgttcaaataaaatacaatggtgtccgacagaaaaatgaaaaacaatctcaaaaaagaaacccCTCAAATGAAATACATTAAATTTCACCTCAAATACAAAACTGattaatcttttttaatttttatttaatttttttatttattttattttattttacaataccattcagttctacatatcagccacgg
The nucleotide sequence above comes from Peromyscus maniculatus bairdii isolate BWxNUB_F1_BW_parent chromosome 1, HU_Pman_BW_mat_3.1, whole genome shotgun sequence. Encoded proteins:
- the Or5b21 gene encoding olfactory receptor 5B21, which produces MENSTEVMEFILLGLTDDPKLQVPLLLIFLFIYLVTLIGNGGMMVIIFSDSHLHTPMYFFLSNLSFVDLGYSSAVAPKMVAALQSGNKVISYNGCAAQFFFFVGFATVECYLLASMAYDHHAAVCKPLHYTTTMTTGVCTILTIGSYVCGFLNASIHTADTFRLSFCSSNKINHFFCDIPPLLDLACSSTHISRLVVFFVVGFNVFFTLLVILISYVFIYIAIQSIQSSEGRKKAFSTCASHLTAVSIFYGTIIFMYLHPSSSQSMDTDKIASVFYTVVIPMLNPLIYSLRNKEVKIAFWKILNNLYPPSFSVRWK